CGGTAGCGGTGCTGCCCCCGGCGCTTGACTCGCCCCGGGATGTTCAGCACGTTCACCCGGGCCACACGGACGCTGAAGAGCTGCTCCACCGCCGCCTTGATGGCCAGCTTGTTATAGCCCGGAGCCACTTCGAAGGTGTACTTACCGGCCTCCGCGCCCCGCATGCTCTTCTCCGTGAGGATGGGGCGGCGGATCACCTCCCGCGGCTCAGCGCTCATCGCCCCACACCTCCTGCACCGTGTCCACGGCGTCGCGGGTGAGGACCAGGCGAGGAAAGGCCAGCAGGTCGTGCACGTTTAACGTGCGCGCCGTCAGCACCCGCACCTGTGGCAGGTTCTGCGCGGCCCTGACCAGCGCCGGGTCGTGCGCGGCTGTTACCAGGAGCACCCGCTCTCCCCGCAGGTCCAGACGGGCCAGCAGCTCCGCCAGCTCCCTGGTTCGGGGAGCCTGCAGGCGTATCTCCTCGACCACCGTGAGCTGCCCCGCCCGCGCCCGGTCTGCCAGAAGCGAGCGCACCGCCAGGCGGCGCACCCGCCGGGGCAGGGTGTAGGCATGACTGCGAGGGCGGGGACCGAAGACGATCCCCCCGCCCACCCACAGCGGGGAACGCCGGCTGCCGTGCCGCGCCCGCCCCGTCCCCTTCTGCCGCCAGGGCTTGCGCCCCCCACCACGGACCTCGCCGCGGGTCCTGGTGGCATGAGTGCCCAGCCGCCGGCCGGCCAGCTGCCAGGTCAGCACC
This portion of the Armatimonadota bacterium genome encodes:
- the rplW gene encoding 50S ribosomal protein L23, with protein sequence MSAEPREVIRRPILTEKSMRGAEAGKYTFEVAPGYNKLAIKAAVEQLFSVRVARVNVLNIPGRVKRRGQHRYRASGRRKAIVTLRPGDKIDLESLT
- the rplD gene encoding 50S ribosomal protein L4; the encoded protein is MRAPLVDGTGAARGEVDLPERVFGVTPHPAVVHEVLTWQLAGRRLGTHATRTRGEVRGGGRKPWRQKGTGRARHGSRRSPLWVGGGIVFGPRPRSHAYTLPRRVRRLAVRSLLADRARAGQLTVVEEIRLQAPRTRELAELLARLDLRGERVLLVTAAHDPALVRAAQNLPQVRVLTARTLNVHDLLAFPRLVLTRDAVDTVQEVWGDER